The window GACCCGCGTGATCGAACAGCTGCTCATCCCGGAGCGGGTGCATGTCTGACGTCCTGGTGGTGGGCAGCATTCACCTTGACCGCATGGTGAGCGTGGCCGCCTTCCCCCAGCCCGGCGAGACCATCGTCTCGCTGGACACCTGGACGCAACTGGGCGGCAAGGGCGCCAACCAGGCCGTGGCCAGCGCGCAGCAGCATCCGACCCGGCTGGTGGCCTGCGTCGGCCGGGACCGGGACGGCGAACAGGCCCGCGCCCTCCTGACCGCCCGGGGCGTCAGCGTGGTCCTCAGCGAGTCCGCGACCCAGGCGACCGGCAGCAGCGTCGCCCTGATCGACGCGGCCGGCGAGAACATGGGCATCATCGCGCCCGCCGCCAACACCGACCTCACGCCAGCCGCCGTCACCGCCGCGCTGGACACGCCGCCCGCCCTGGTCCTCTGCCAGTGGGAGACGCCGCCGGACACCCTGAGCGCCGTTCTGGAGGCCGCCCGCCGCCGCGGCATTCCCACCCTGCTCAACGCCGCGCCCTGGCGCGAGGACTACCGCGCCCTGCTGCCCCTGGCCGATCACGTGATCGTCAACGCGGTCGAGGCCGCCGCCTGGCTGGGCCGGCCGGTCGACCCGCACGCCCAGACCCTTCCCTTCGACCATCCCAGCGTCACCGTCACCCTCGGAGCGGACGGCGCCGCCCACTACGCGCGCGGCCACCTCCGCCACCGCCAGCCCGCCCCCCGCGTGCAGGCGCAGTCCACCCACGGGGCCGGCGACCGCTTCGTGGGCACCCTCGCCGCGCACCTCGCGCAGGGCCGCGCCCTCCCGGACGCCCTGAGCGCCGCCAGCGCCGCTGCCGCCACCTTCGTGCAGACCCTCCACAAAGCCGAACTTCACACCGAACTTCAGCCTCACCGTTAAAGGAGCACACTCATGCGCAACCGGACTGTTCTGACCCTGACCCTGGCCCTCACCGCCCCGCTCGCCGCGGCCGCCACCTTCTCCCCGGACGCGGAAAAAGACCGCATCGACTCCACGCAGCTGACCGCCAAGTTCGGCCCCGTCCCCAAACTCCCGGCCGACACCCGCATCGGCGGCGTGATGAAGGCGCTGTCCAACGAGTACTGGCAGCTGCTGCGCAAGGGCTACCAGAATGGCGCGCGCAAGTACGGCGTGCAGGTCGACGCGCAGGCTCCCAGCAACGAGAGTGACCAGATCGGGCAGCTCAGCATGATGAACACCATGATGGGCAAGGGCTACAAGGCGTTCCTGCTCTCGCCGCAGACGGACGCGAACCTGCTGCCCGGCGTGCAGCGCGCCAAGGACCGCCAGCTGCTCACCATCAACGTGAACGACGCGCTCGTGTCCACCACCCCACACTTCGTCGGCAACATCCAGCGCCAGAACGGCGTCAGCGTCGCCGAGTACCTCATCAAGACATTCCCCGCAGGCGGTAAGGTCGCCGTGATCGAGGGCCAGCCCGGCGTGTACGCCGCGGGCCAGCGCACCGGCGGCTTCAAGGACACCCTCGCCAAGAGCAAGTTCAAGATCGTGGCCAGCGTGCCCGCCAACTGGGACCGGCAGCAGGCCTTCAACGTCGCCCGTGACATCCTGCGCAAGAACCCGGACCTGACCGCGTTCTACGCCAACAACGACACCATGGCCCTCGGCGTGGTCGAAGCCGTGAAGTCCGCCGGGCGACTCGGCAAGACCCTGGTCTTCGGCACGGACGGCATCAACGCCGCCTACGACAGCATCAAGAAGGGCGAACTGACCGGCACCGTGGACTCCTTCCCGGTCCTGACGGGCGAGGTCGCCATGGAAGTCACGGTGCGCCTGCTGGCCGGGCAGAAACTGCCGCGCGTGATCGCCACGCCCCAGGCGCTGGTCACGAAAGCCAATTACAAGCAGTACGAGCAGTTCAAGTAAGGAGCTGCCCGTGACCGCACTCCTGTCCGCCCACGACATCCGCAAAGCCTTCAGCGGCGTGACCGTGCTGCAGGGCGTGTCCTTCAGCGTCGAGCCGGGCGAGGTGCACGCCCTGCTGGGCGAGAACGGGGCCGGCAAGTCCACCCTGCTCAAAACCCTGTTCGGGATCTACCAGGCGGACAGCGGCGTCCTGCGGGTGGACGGCCAGGAGGTCACCTTCCGCGGTCCCCGCGACGCGCAGCGGCACGGCGTCGCCATGATCCACCAGGAGCTCGCGCTCGTGCCTGAACTGAGTGTCGCGCAGAACGTGCTGCTCGGGCAGGAAGGGCAGGGCCCCTGGCTGAACTACCGCCACCTGAATGACCGCGCCCGGCCGTACCTGGACCAGGTCGGGCTGCAGGTAGACCCCCGCCGACCGGTGCGGCAGCTGACCATCGCGCAGCAGCAGATGGTGGAGATCGCCCGCGCCCTGGCGCTCCAGGCCCGGGTGATCATCATGGACGAGCCGACCTCCAGCCTCGCCATGCAGGAGATCGAGGCGCTGTACGGCGTGATCCGCACCCTGACCGCGCGCGGCGTGGGCATCGTGTACGTCAGTCACCACTTCGACGAGATCGAGGCCCTGGCCGACCGCGTGACTGTGCTGCGCGACGGCCAGCACATCGCCACCGTGGACCAGCGGGCCGTGACCCGCGAGCAGCTGGTGTCGATGATGGTCGGCCGGGACATTCCGGCGCTGCACGGTCAGGCGCCCCGGCCCCTCGGGGACGTGCGGCTGGACGTGCGGGGCCTGACGCGCCGTGGCGTGTTCGAGGACGTGACGTTCCAGGTGTGCGCCGGGGAGATTGTCACGCTGGCGGGCCTGATCGGCTCGGGCCGCACCGACGTGCTGCGCGCCGTCTACGGCGCGGACGGCGGCGTGACCGGCACCGTCCACCTCGACGGGGAGGCGCTGGCGCGCCGCTCGCCGGACCGCCTGATGCGCCGCGGCGTGGGCTTCATCGCCGAGGATCGCCGCCAGCAGGGCATCGTCCCGGACGCCCCGGTCAGCCTGAACCTGCTGCTCACCAGCTGGGCCAAGGGCAAGGTGGGCCTGGGGGCGCGCGAGAGCCGCGCCGTGGTCGAGCCGCTCATGGAGCGGCTGCGCGTGCGGCCCGCCAACCCGCAGCAGATCATCCGGCGCCTGTCGGGTGGCAACCAGCAGAAGGTCATCCTGGCGCGCTGGCTGGCCGCTGGCTGCACGCTGCTGCTCATCGACGAACCCACCCGCGGGATCGACGTGGCCAGCAAGGCCGACCTCTACGCGCTGCTGGACGAACTCGCGGCGCAGGGCGTGGCGGTGCTGATGGTCTCGTCGGAACTGCCCGAGGTGCTGCGCCTGAGTGACCGTGTGCTCGTCATGCGCGGCGGGCGCGTCGCGGGAGAACTCTCAAGGCAGGAGGCCAGCGAGGAACGCATCCTCGCGCTGGCGACAGGAGCGAACGCCGATGCAACAGGTTACGCAGATGCAAGCGACTAAACGGCCCAACGTTCTTCAGCAGGTGCGCGAGGCGGGCATCCTGGCGGTGCTGCTGCTCGGCGCGCTGATCTTCAGCTTCACGGTGCCGTCGTTCTTCACGGTGGACAACGTCATCAGCGGCATCGGCCTGAGCGCCGCGATTAACACGGTGGTCGCCATCGGCCTGACGTACGTGATCATTACGGGCGGCATCGACCTGAGTGTCGGGTCGGTCGCCGCGCTCGCCGCTGTGATCGGCGCGGACCTCATGCAGCGCGGCACGCCGGCCCTGCTGGCCGTGCTGATCGCGCTGGCCGTGGGCGCCCTCGCCGGGCTGATCAACGGGCTGCTCGTGACCCGCGTGAAACTCGCGCCCTTCATCGTCACGCTGGGTACCATGACCTTCTACCGCGGCCTGGCGCTGTCGTACACGAATGGTCAGCCGATCCTGTCCATGCCCGACGGGTTCAAGCAGGCGCTGGGCGGCACGGTGGCGGGCCTGCCCATGCCGCTCGTGATCGCGGTGCTGCTCGTGATCCTGGGCAGCCTGCTGCTGCGCTACACGAAAACCGGGCAGTACATCCTGGCCATCGGGGGCAACGCCGAGGCGGTGCGCCTGAGCGGCATCAACGTCAGCCGCTACACCACCCTGACGTACGTGATCTCCGGCGTGATGGCCGCCGTGGCGGCGCTGGTGCTGGTTGCGCAGCTGGGCGCGGCCGAACCCATCCTCGGGAACGGCTGGGAACTCAACGCGATTGCAGCGGCGGTCGTGGGCGGCGCCAGCCTCTCGGGCGGGAAGGGCAACATCGTGGGGGCGCTGCTGGGCGCGCTGCTGCTGAGCATGCTCCAGAATGTCCTGACGCTGCTGAACGTGCAGGCGTTCTACCAGATGCTCGCGACCGGCCTGATCATCATCGGGGCGATGGTCATCGACCGCTACACCCGCGGCGAGTAACGCGCGCGTCGGCTGGCACCGGGAGGCCCTGGTGCCAGCCGGCGCTGCTGTCCGGTGTCCCCCCGGCCCGTCAGGGGGCCGCGAGTACCAGCTCGGGCCCGGCGGTGCGCAGCCAGGGCAGGTCGGCGGCCCCGGCGTCCGTGATGATCTGCTGCACCTGATCCAGCGGGCACACCTGCGCCATGGCCCGCGCGCCGAACTTGGTGTGATCGGCCAGCAGGACCGTGCGGGCACTCGCGGCAATGGCCAGCCGCTTAACCACCGCTTCCTCCAGGCCCGCGTTGGACACGCCGCGTTCATCGACGGCGTGCGCGCCCATCAGGTACACGTCCGCGTGCAGGTCCCGCAGGTACGCCTCGGTCCAGGGGCCGGTGATGCTGAAGCTGTTGCTGCGCACCCGGCCGCCCAGCAGCAGCACCTCCGTCTCGCCCACGGCCAGGGTCTGCGCGGCGGGCAGGTCCAGCGTGATGGCCGTGATGGGCCGCCCAGCCAGGCAGCGCGCGACCTCCTGCATGGTGGTGCCCGCGTCGAGAATGACGGTCGCACCGTTCGGGATTTCCTGCGAGGCGCGCAGCGCGATTGCGGCCTTCTCGTGGCGCATGCGTGCCGCCTTGGCGGCGAAGGCCGGTTCCTGCGTGAGGCTCAGGCGGGCGCGCATGATGCCGCCGTGCGTGCGGGCCACGAGGCCCCGCTCGGACAGTTCAGTCAGGTCGCGCCGGACGGTTGCGAGGGACGCGCCGACCTCGTCGGCAATCTGCTGCGTGAGGAGCTTGTCGTGAATTTCGAGCAAACTGAGGATGCGTTCCTGACGCTCGAGCGGTAACAGCATGCGGTCAGTATACGCTCTGCCGTGATCGAATTCAGGGCAAACGTGCAGAAACAATCATGTCGGGCTGTCCTCCCGTCAACGTGGCCCCGCCGGGCGCAGTGACCCCAGCGTCGAAGCCGCCAGCGGACTCAGGGAACGGCCGCCGGCCCGCCGCACCTCAGCCGCTGGCCGCCGACCCGTGAACGATGCGGGCGTAGGCCGCCGGGTCCGTGGCCCCCTCGGTCGAGAGCACCAGCACGGAAGACGCCGGCGTCAACCCCAGGTGCGCCCGGACCCCGGCGTCACCCGGCAGCAGACTCAGCAGGCCGCCCGCCCCGGCCGCGCCACTTTCACCCGACTGGACGCCGTCCCGGGCCAGCAGGCGCATGGCCGCCTCCGCCTGCGCATCGGAGATCGCCGCCGCGGCGCTCAGGCCCCCCCGCAGGAATGGCCAGGCCAGGGGGGAGGTCTTCCCGCAGTTCAGGCCCGCCATGATCGACACGTGCGGGCCCGGCACCTCCGTCAGCTGCCCGGCCCTCAGGGAGGCCAGGACGCAGGCGGCACGGGCAGGCTCCACGCCGACCACCCGGGTGGCCCGGCCCGGAGCGCGGTAGTGCTGCACGGCCGCCATGGCCAGCGACCCCACTCCCATCTGCACGGCCATGACGTCCGGCTGCGGCGCGCCCAGCTCAGCCAGCTGTTGATCCACCTCCCGGAAGATGGTGCTGTACCCCTCCACCACCCACCCCGGCACCCGCGTGTACCCGTCCCAGGCGGTGTCACTGATCACCACGTGCCGGTCCCCGGCCCGGAGGGAGGCCGCCTCGACCGCCTCGTCGTACGTGCCGCGCACCACCTCGACCTGCGCGCCCTCGGATTCAATCGCGTGAATGCGGGCCGGGGCCATGTCGTCCGGCACGAGAATATGCGCGGCCAGGCCCAGCCAGCGGGCCACGCGCGCCACCGCCCGCCCGTGATTCCCGTCGGTTGCGGTGACCAGCGTCAGGGGCCGCTGGGGGCGCAGGCGCGCGGCCAGGTCCTCCAGCGTGGTCCACGGGCCGAACGGGTCGAAGCGGGTGTCCAGTTCACGGTACACCGCCCAGGACGCGCCGAGAATCTTGTACGCGGGCAGGTCCAGGCGCCGCGCTTCATCCTTCACCCAGGCGGCCCGCACGCCCAGGGCGGCCGCCAGGTGCGGCGCCGCCACGAGGGGCGTGGGGGCGTACCCGGGCAGGCGCCGGTGGAAGGCCAGCACCTCCGGGTCCAGGGCGGACGTGACGGTCATGGGGGGGGCCGGGTTCAGGTACGGGGGGGCAGGGGTCATCAAGGGCTCCTTGAAGGGTCAGGCGCAGAACGAGCGGACGGTGGCGGTCAGGGTCTGCCGGCACTGCTCCGCAGAAGAGAGGTCCACCCACTCCTCGGTGGCGTGGGCGCCGCCGCCACACGGCCCGAAGATGACGGTGGGAATCCCGGCGGCGGCCAGCAGCGCGGAATCCATCCAGAAGCTCTGTCCGATCACGGCCGGGCGCTGGCCCAGCACGTGGGTCGCGGCGGCCTGAAGGCTCTGCACGATGGGGGCGTCCGGCGCGATCCCGAACGCGTCGCGCGCCAGGGTGAGGCGGTGCTCCGCGTGGAAGTCAGGATCGGCCGCCAGGGCGCTCAGGCGGGCCGTGATCTCCTGCGTGACCGCCTCGGGCGTCTCGCCCGGCAGGGTGCGGCGCTCCACGAGCAGCGTGCAGCGCTCCGGGTAGCTGGACAGTTCCTGCCCCCCGCTGATCAGGGAGGCGTGAACGCTGCCGTGCCCGAGCAGCGGATGCGGCGGCCGCTGCCCCAGCTCCCGCCCCAGCGCCTCCAGCTGGCCCAGCACGCGGCCCATATGGGCAATGGCGTCCACGCCGAGGTCCGGGCGGGACCCGTGCGCGGCGCGGCCCTGCGTGATGATCTCGTGCCAGGTGAATCCCTTATGCGCTACGGCGACGCGCAGTTCGGTGGGTTCCGTGACGATCGCGGCGTCCGCCGTGACCCGCTCCAGCACGGCCTGCATGCCCAGGCTGGCGTGTTCCTCATCGGCCACGGCGGCCAGGATCACGTCGCCCCGCAGCCGGTCGCTGCGCACGTCCAGCAGCGTCAGGAGGCAGGCGGCCAGTCCGGCCTTCATGTCGTACGCGCCCCGGCCGTACAGGCGGCCACCGTGGACGCGCGGCGTGAAGGGAGCGGTCATGCCGTCCGTGCCGACCGTGTCGAGGTGGGCATTGAGGATAAGGGAGCGGCCTCCGCCTGTGCCGGGGACGCGGGCCAGGACGCTGGGCCGGCCGGGAGCGGCCTCGACGGTCTCTGAGGGGACGCCGTGGGTGGAGAGCCACGCCCGGATGAACTGGGCCAGGTCCGCCTCGCCGGGGCTGCCGGGAACCAGGGACGGATTGACGGAGTTCACGCGGACGAGATCTGCCAGCAGACCGGTGAGGGCTTCAGCCATACTGATATATTACATATCAGTTACACTTGATGGTACCCATGCCGATCCCCCCCACGGCTCCCCAACGGCCCCGCTCTCTGGCGCGCGAGGACGTCTACGCGCAGCTCAGCACCTGGATCATCGACGGCACCCTGCACCCAGAGGAGCCCCTGCGCGACCAGGACATCGCCGAGCAGCTCGGCGTCAGCCGCACCCCGGTCCGCGAAGCCCTGCGCCGCCTGGAGGACGAGGGCCTGATCGAGACGGCCCTCAACCGCTGGACCCGCGTCGCCCCCCTGCACCCCGGCCAGGCCACCGAGCTCTACCCGGTGGTCGAGGCGCTCGAGGAACTCGCCCTGCGCCTCGCCGCGGCCCACCTGACCCCCGCCGACCTGACCCTCCTGCGGGCCGCCAACCAGCAGCTGGCCCAGGCCACCGAGCGCCGCGACGCCGGAGCCGCCGTGGCTGCCGACGTCGCCTTCCACGCCGTCTGGATCACCCGGTCCGGGAATCAGGCCCTCCAGCAGACCCTGCACGGCCTGAAACGCAAACTGCGGCGCATCGAACGCGCCTACTTCGACGCCGCCAGCGCCGGGCAGGCGTCCGTGGCGGAACACGACCTCATCATCACCGCCCTGCACCACGGCCAGACGGATCAGGCGGTGATGGCGCTCAGGGCCAACTGGCAGGGCAGCCTCCAGCGCCTCCTGAACAGGCCGCGCTGACCACCACGCCTGAGTCGCCCAGGAGCGGCATCCCCTTGATCTTCAGGCGGACTCGTCGATGAACTCCACGTCCAGCCAGTACTCGGCGGCGCCCAGGTCCTCACCGGCGTCGCGCAGCACGTCCTGCCACGCCGCCCACACGTCGTCCCGCACGCCGTCGTGGCGCCTCAGGTGATCCGCCAGGGTCGCCCGCACCGCGCCGTCCACCGCCTCCACCTCCTCCCCGCGGTCCACGAGGTACAGGACGGTCAGCACGTCAGCCATCTCGGCGGCAGTCAGGTCGGCGGGGCGCATGCCCGCACCCTACCGGCTCCCCGGCTCGCCCGGATCTGCCCGCGCGGCCCCGGTCAAGAGGGACTCGGAGGGCTGTCCCCGGGTTGGCTCAAGGGCCGTTCAGGTGCGCCCCGGAGTGGCCCATCCGGGCGGCCAGCGCCGGTGCGGAAATCCGGCGTGATGACCGGTCCGCCGCGCGGCCCGGCGCTACCCTGGGGGCATGGCGACCCTCGTGATTGTCGAAAGTCCCGCCAAGGCCCGCAAGATCGCGGGCCTGCTGGGCGACGGGTTCGTGGTGCGCGCCTCGCTCGGGCACGTGCGGGACCTGCCGGGCAGCAAGGCTGAGATTCCCGAGCGGTACCGGGCACAACCCTGGGCGAACCTGGGCGTCAACCCGCAGACCTTCACGCCCATCTACGTCGTGCCGGCCGCCAAGCGCGCCACCGTGCGGGACCTTCAGCAGCTGGCGGCGAAGGCCGAGCGGGTCCTGTTCGCGTCCGACATGGACCGCGAGGGCGAGGCCATCTCGTACCACCTCAGCCGCCTGCTGAAGGTTGAGCAGCCCACCCGCATGGTGTTCACCGAGATCACCCGCGAGGCCATTCAGGCCGCGCTGAAGGCCACGCGGCCGCTGGACCTGCACCTCGTGGCGGCGCAGGAGGCCCGGCGGGTCATTGACCGGCTGGTGGGGTACCAGGTGAGCCCGCTGCTGTGGGGCAGCGTGGGCGGCAAACTCAGCGCGGGGCGCGTGCAGAGCGCGGCGCTGATGCTCCTCGCGCAGCGAGAAATGGCCCGCATGCGCTTTCGCCCCGCGACCTTCTGGGCGATCCGCGCGGAAGTCCTGACCCGCCCGAAATTCACGGCGACCGTCACGCACGTCCGCAGCAGCGAGCACCCCCAGGGCCTGCCCGTCGCGCGCGCCAGCGACTACACGCAGGACGGCGTGCTGAAACCCGGCGTGCACGTCCTGGAGATGACCGACGACCAGGCCCGCGCCCTGAGCGCCTACCTGGACGGCAAGGACGCCACCGTGACCCGTGTGGAGGTCACCGAGACCCGCTCGCGCCCCGCGCCGCCCTTCATCACCAGCACCCTGCAGCAAGCGGGCGGGCGGCTGAACCTCAGCGCCAAACAGGTCATGGACACCGCCCAGCGGCTGTACGAGGGCGGGTACATCACGTACATGCGCACCGACTCCCCGGCCCTGTCGGACGAGGCGCTGACCGAAGCGCGCCGGGAGGCCACGCGGCTGTTCGGCCCGGCCGCCGTTCCCGCCCAGCCCCGGCAGTACGCCACCCGCAACAAGAACGCTCAGGAGGCGCACGAGGCGATCCGGCCCGCCGGGACCACCTGGCGCGCCCCGGACAGCGTCGGCCTGAGCGGCGACGACCTGGCGGTGTACACGCTGATCTACCAGCGCACCGTCGCCTCCCAGATGCACGACGCCGTGTTCGACAGGACAGACGTGACCCTCACGTGCGGCGCCGCCACCCTCAGCGCGCAGGGCCGCGTGCTCAAGGAAGCCGGGTACCTGCACCTCCTTCAGGATGAGGAGGACGACAAGGAAGACCAGCGCCTCCCGGCCCTCCAGCAGGGCCAGCGGGTGCCGCTGAAGGCCCGCCCGCCCGAGGGGAAAAAGACGTCCGCCCCGACCCGCTTCACCGAGGCGACGCTCGTGCAGGCCATGGAAAAGGCGGGCATCGGGCGGCCCAGCACGTACGCGCAGACGCTCAGCACCCTCCAGACCCGCGAGTACGTCCGGCTGTCCGGCCGTCACCTGAGCGTGACCGCGGTGGGTCTGCTCGTCACCACGTACCTCGCCCGGCAGGTGCCGGAAGTCATGCAGAAGGACTTCACGGCGACCATGGAGGCCGGACTGGATGACGTGGCAGCCGGGGGCGTCACGCGGATCGCGTACCTGACGCGCTTCTGGACCGACGGTCTCGCGCAGACGATCCGCAAGGCGTCGCGGGACGCGCCGAACCTGCCCCTGCCGCACCTGGACGCCACGCGGCTGCGCGCAACCAGCAGCGGCCCGCACCTGGTGCGCGCCGGGCAGAGCGTACCACTACCCCCGGACGTGATTCCCGCTGACCTGGACGCCGATCAGACCGACGCGATCCTGAGCGGCACCTGGACCGCCAGGAAGACGGGGCGGCCGCGCGGTAGCCGGGGGACCGTCAAGGGCAGCAGGGCCAGTCGGGGCACGAAACGGCCCAAGAAGGCGGGCAAGACCAGCCGCACCGGGGACTCCTGATACGGGAGCGGCGGGGCCCAGTCGGACGCCCCGCCGGACTCCACCCGCCCTGCACCTGTCAGGTCACCGGGGCCGCCTCCTCGCGGCTCAGGAGGCGGCGCGCGGTCGTCAGGGCCTGCGCGACCACCTGATCCATGTTGTAGTACCGGTACGTGGCCAGGCGGCCCACGAAGGTCACGTCCGTCCGGGTGCGCGCCAGGGCCTCATAGCGGCGGTACAGTTCGGCGTTCTCCGGGCGCGGCACCGGGTAGTACGGGTCGCCCTGCGCCTGCGGGAACTCGTACACCACGCTGGTCTGCGCGTGCTCCTGCCCGGTGATGTGCTTGAACTCACTGACGCGGGTGTACGCGTAATCGTTGGGGTAGTTGACCGTGCCCGTCGGCTGGAACTGCGCCACGGGATGCGTCTCGTGCTGGAAGCGCAGGCTGCGGTAGGGGAGAGGCCCGTAACAGTGATCGAAG of the Deinococcus radiotolerans genome contains:
- a CDS encoding PfkB family carbohydrate kinase → MSDVLVVGSIHLDRMVSVAAFPQPGETIVSLDTWTQLGGKGANQAVASAQQHPTRLVACVGRDRDGEQARALLTARGVSVVLSESATQATGSSVALIDAAGENMGIIAPAANTDLTPAAVTAALDTPPALVLCQWETPPDTLSAVLEAARRRGIPTLLNAAPWREDYRALLPLADHVIVNAVEAAAWLGRPVDPHAQTLPFDHPSVTVTLGADGAAHYARGHLRHRQPAPRVQAQSTHGAGDRFVGTLAAHLAQGRALPDALSAASAAAATFVQTLHKAELHTELQPHR
- a CDS encoding sugar ABC transporter substrate-binding protein, yielding MRNRTVLTLTLALTAPLAAAATFSPDAEKDRIDSTQLTAKFGPVPKLPADTRIGGVMKALSNEYWQLLRKGYQNGARKYGVQVDAQAPSNESDQIGQLSMMNTMMGKGYKAFLLSPQTDANLLPGVQRAKDRQLLTINVNDALVSTTPHFVGNIQRQNGVSVAEYLIKTFPAGGKVAVIEGQPGVYAAGQRTGGFKDTLAKSKFKIVASVPANWDRQQAFNVARDILRKNPDLTAFYANNDTMALGVVEAVKSAGRLGKTLVFGTDGINAAYDSIKKGELTGTVDSFPVLTGEVAMEVTVRLLAGQKLPRVIATPQALVTKANYKQYEQFK
- a CDS encoding sugar ABC transporter ATP-binding protein is translated as MTALLSAHDIRKAFSGVTVLQGVSFSVEPGEVHALLGENGAGKSTLLKTLFGIYQADSGVLRVDGQEVTFRGPRDAQRHGVAMIHQELALVPELSVAQNVLLGQEGQGPWLNYRHLNDRARPYLDQVGLQVDPRRPVRQLTIAQQQMVEIARALALQARVIIMDEPTSSLAMQEIEALYGVIRTLTARGVGIVYVSHHFDEIEALADRVTVLRDGQHIATVDQRAVTREQLVSMMVGRDIPALHGQAPRPLGDVRLDVRGLTRRGVFEDVTFQVCAGEIVTLAGLIGSGRTDVLRAVYGADGGVTGTVHLDGEALARRSPDRLMRRGVGFIAEDRRQQGIVPDAPVSLNLLLTSWAKGKVGLGARESRAVVEPLMERLRVRPANPQQIIRRLSGGNQQKVILARWLAAGCTLLLIDEPTRGIDVASKADLYALLDELAAQGVAVLMVSSELPEVLRLSDRVLVMRGGRVAGELSRQEASEERILALATGANADATGYADASD
- a CDS encoding ABC transporter permease, producing MQATKRPNVLQQVREAGILAVLLLGALIFSFTVPSFFTVDNVISGIGLSAAINTVVAIGLTYVIITGGIDLSVGSVAALAAVIGADLMQRGTPALLAVLIALAVGALAGLINGLLVTRVKLAPFIVTLGTMTFYRGLALSYTNGQPILSMPDGFKQALGGTVAGLPMPLVIAVLLVILGSLLLRYTKTGQYILAIGGNAEAVRLSGINVSRYTTLTYVISGVMAAVAALVLVAQLGAAEPILGNGWELNAIAAAVVGGASLSGGKGNIVGALLGALLLSMLQNVLTLLNVQAFYQMLATGLIIIGAMVIDRYTRGE
- a CDS encoding DeoR/GlpR family DNA-binding transcription regulator; translated protein: MLLPLERQERILSLLEIHDKLLTQQIADEVGASLATVRRDLTELSERGLVARTHGGIMRARLSLTQEPAFAAKAARMRHEKAAIALRASQEIPNGATVILDAGTTMQEVARCLAGRPITAITLDLPAAQTLAVGETEVLLLGGRVRSNSFSITGPWTEAYLRDLHADVYLMGAHAVDERGVSNAGLEEAVVKRLAIAASARTVLLADHTKFGARAMAQVCPLDQVQQIITDAGAADLPWLRTAGPELVLAAP
- a CDS encoding diaminopropionate ammonia-lyase — its product is MTPAPPYLNPAPPMTVTSALDPEVLAFHRRLPGYAPTPLVAAPHLAAALGVRAAWVKDEARRLDLPAYKILGASWAVYRELDTRFDPFGPWTTLEDLAARLRPQRPLTLVTATDGNHGRAVARVARWLGLAAHILVPDDMAPARIHAIESEGAQVEVVRGTYDEAVEAASLRAGDRHVVISDTAWDGYTRVPGWVVEGYSTIFREVDQQLAELGAPQPDVMAVQMGVGSLAMAAVQHYRAPGRATRVVGVEPARAACVLASLRAGQLTEVPGPHVSIMAGLNCGKTSPLAWPFLRGGLSAAAAISDAQAEAAMRLLARDGVQSGESGAAGAGGLLSLLPGDAGVRAHLGLTPASSVLVLSTEGATDPAAYARIVHGSAASG
- a CDS encoding ArgE/DapE family deacylase, with the translated sequence MAEALTGLLADLVRVNSVNPSLVPGSPGEADLAQFIRAWLSTHGVPSETVEAAPGRPSVLARVPGTGGGRSLILNAHLDTVGTDGMTAPFTPRVHGGRLYGRGAYDMKAGLAACLLTLLDVRSDRLRGDVILAAVADEEHASLGMQAVLERVTADAAIVTEPTELRVAVAHKGFTWHEIITQGRAAHGSRPDLGVDAIAHMGRVLGQLEALGRELGQRPPHPLLGHGSVHASLISGGQELSSYPERCTLLVERRTLPGETPEAVTQEITARLSALAADPDFHAEHRLTLARDAFGIAPDAPIVQSLQAAATHVLGQRPAVIGQSFWMDSALLAAAGIPTVIFGPCGGGAHATEEWVDLSSAEQCRQTLTATVRSFCA
- a CDS encoding GntR family transcriptional regulator, coding for MPIPPTAPQRPRSLAREDVYAQLSTWIIDGTLHPEEPLRDQDIAEQLGVSRTPVREALRRLEDEGLIETALNRWTRVAPLHPGQATELYPVVEALEELALRLAAAHLTPADLTLLRAANQQLAQATERRDAGAAVAADVAFHAVWITRSGNQALQQTLHGLKRKLRRIERAYFDAASAGQASVAEHDLIITALHHGQTDQAVMALRANWQGSLQRLLNRPR
- the topA gene encoding type I DNA topoisomerase → MATLVIVESPAKARKIAGLLGDGFVVRASLGHVRDLPGSKAEIPERYRAQPWANLGVNPQTFTPIYVVPAAKRATVRDLQQLAAKAERVLFASDMDREGEAISYHLSRLLKVEQPTRMVFTEITREAIQAALKATRPLDLHLVAAQEARRVIDRLVGYQVSPLLWGSVGGKLSAGRVQSAALMLLAQREMARMRFRPATFWAIRAEVLTRPKFTATVTHVRSSEHPQGLPVARASDYTQDGVLKPGVHVLEMTDDQARALSAYLDGKDATVTRVEVTETRSRPAPPFITSTLQQAGGRLNLSAKQVMDTAQRLYEGGYITYMRTDSPALSDEALTEARREATRLFGPAAVPAQPRQYATRNKNAQEAHEAIRPAGTTWRAPDSVGLSGDDLAVYTLIYQRTVASQMHDAVFDRTDVTLTCGAATLSAQGRVLKEAGYLHLLQDEEDDKEDQRLPALQQGQRVPLKARPPEGKKTSAPTRFTEATLVQAMEKAGIGRPSTYAQTLSTLQTREYVRLSGRHLSVTAVGLLVTTYLARQVPEVMQKDFTATMEAGLDDVAAGGVTRIAYLTRFWTDGLAQTIRKASRDAPNLPLPHLDATRLRATSSGPHLVRAGQSVPLPPDVIPADLDADQTDAILSGTWTARKTGRPRGSRGTVKGSRASRGTKRPKKAGKTSRTGDS